GCGTAAATTGAGAAATTATCGTCTATGCCCATTTATAAGTAGTTTATTATGAAAATTagtcaattcataaaataatatcatataatattagtcaattagctatttgtaacaaaaaaatttaattttttattttcttttgagtggatgttattagaatagattgggtacatcttaaggagtttgaatctcagttttgggataaTTTGAtggagttttgatgttgtttgaattgaaaattcgaaatagaagatgaacatgaaaatAATGGtatgtgtatcacactgtgtatcatttgtgtatcacatatatatcatatttgtatcaaatatgtatcacatgtatatccatgtatacttcTGTGTGTGATACGAATTTTTTGAATTCgatttaactacgaattttgatcaATACAAATCATCTCCAATCtacctcaaattttatatattgacTAATCTATATGTTTTTAATGAGTTTCAACCATACCTATTGAAAATGATCCTTTTTGCTTAAATTTTTGGAATCttgtagtatatatattttttgtattttatctccttgtttgctacctcattaatgaaattttctttccgtcttgcatctaatgttgttgatcacgcttaaaaatatgaaaAGAGATATTTGCAtatgattcttggagagaaagaatcTTATTTATTTAGGTTTTTAATTGTTATATGTgcttggctagttttggtaagtgTATCTAGAAGTTTTGTAAATTAGAACTTATTTGGAACATTGATTGGTAAGTGTATCTAGAAGTTTTGTAAATTAGAACTTATTTGGAACATTGATGTAAGATTCCCTAAATTTTTACCATAACTAAATATATCAATTTTAATCATCGCAAGCCCAACGGGGTTAAATTATCATAATAAATACTAAGGAGGTAAAATTTAGTATCTTTCAAATTCCAAGGGTGCAAAGTAAAATGGAGTCAAATATTGATCTTGTCATCTTATAAATCatcatatattttttataaataataaaagttCCAATTTCCATATGGAATCTCACTGACGATGACGCCTAAACCTCGGTTTTGACCTCTTCGTCTCTCCTCCTCAATTCCAACACTCCATTAaagcttctctctctctctccctctctctctctctcacacacacacacacaaagagACACTACAATGGCTCTGTTCTTCTCAAAATCAAGAAAGTTGATCTGTTTGAAACCCAAGATGGGTTTTTTGGGTTCACATTCTGTTCATTATCATCATACACTTACATCGCCAAATCTGAGAAACCCATTAGGAATTCTTGGTTACGGTTCTGCACACTTCGCGTCTCGCCGTTTCGAATCAACCAAAGCTGAAACACAGCTGAATCACATGCAGAACATTGACAATAATTCCCAGGTATATACTTCTAATATATGTTTACTTCTTTTCCGCTCTTATTTTATCCTAATGTACATATCTGACTTGCTTAAAGTTTCTTCCTTTCAACTTTGATTAATCATCCTTTGAATATTCTCTATTCTTATTTACAATTACAATACTTAATTATTGTCTTTCAGAAATTCTTTTTTATAATAGGTGACAATGGGACTCGAAtcactctctctctatatatatatatatattgatgtcTATTTGGATACCATTTAAAGTTACATGACCATTTTATCTAAATTCTATTAGAGAAAATATATCTTTTATTAATTTAATAATTGTCTTCAACTCATGTTTGTCGTTAGCTTGATGCTACCTTGTTTGGGATATATCTTCTTGTTCTTATCTTTTTGTATGTGCCGTGTCGTGCGAGAATGGGAGATAACTTAAAATTGTGGCTGCTAGAGCTTCATTAGACACCCATTTTGTTGTTTCTCCTAATAGCAACAGTATAAGGTTTGTTCAGAATCATATGAACTACTCCCTCCTTTGTAGTTATGTATCTTACTTTCCTTCttaaaaagaatataattttttatatttagcAAATTTTTTAACTCCAACAACTCATATGACATGACAAGATTCAATGATATTTTGATACATTATAATATCTTTAATTTAAAATCAGAAAATTCAAaagtttttcttatttttcttaaatttcgggTGCAGTCAAACTAAAACACATGAAATAAAACCTAGGGAGTAATTAATATTGGTTCATTTAGGTGCTGAGTTGGCTTATCTTGTAAAAAGAACGAGAAAATTTAAGGACTGTTTTGGAATATTTTTTTATCTGCAAATAGTTTTCTGGAAAGTAACTGTTGCACCTAACCTCAAGAAAATGGAAAAACGTGGTTGGGTGCACCGTGCACGTCTCTTTTTGAATAAGAGATAAATAGTAGTGTCCTTCACATTTAGCTCATTAAAGAAtgattaatttcacaacaataatAAAGTCATAAAATTTTTTATCtcattaaagtaatttaagtttATCTATTATATTAGTAAAATTGTAAAACTAGTTTTCTTTATATTAAAGTAACTGAATTTTGCTCATTATAACATTAAAGTCAATAATAAATATTACCCCACTATAACAACAAAACCTACCCACTAAGGTGTCTTTAATATTATGGTGGATAAATTTTTATGACTTTACTATTATATATTGGATAAAGTTTTGTAACTTTAATGAGAAATTGTGACTTTGATATTATAGTGGAAAATGTCCTGTTACTTTAATgtgagaaaaaaataattatgtaACTTTACCATTATAATCTATAAAGATTAATGACTATACGTGAAATTAACCTCATACAATAACGCTACTTTCTTCTTCTGAACATGACACTTCTTGACTAGCCAACACTCGGCTCCATACAACATAGCCGGTCTAATTATCACGCTGTAGAACTTGCCCTTGAGACTTGGCGGTACATTTCTCCAAGAGGATGagtaacatcctcgtcaatctccccattACCTTGTCTTACAGACCTAAGGTATTTAAAACTATCTCTCTTGGGGATGAGTTTTGTATCAAGCTTCACGTCCACTTCTGCTTCATGCTTCCCAACACTGaatttgcactccaagtattctgttttCATTCTActtaacttgaaacctttagactccaggatCTGTCTCCGGTGTAAAGAGTGGAAGAGAGTCCTACAAACCGTTTACTAGTAAAAGACTAATGATGTAGTTGGAGAGATTTTGTGCTTTATTATTCTCTAATACATGAACTTATAGACCTTAACAAGTTAACTACGTCAACTAAGATTGAATTCTAAATTAGTTGGGGTCGGCTAGATGAATTATATGAATCCATTCTACTCCGTTTGGGTCCATTTCATTCCAATACTAAACAATTTGTCTTAAAAAATAAATAGGAGTTAGCCAAATCTAGAGCAACTAAATCTCACATGTATATGAGTCATCTATAGGTGTTAACAAGTACTTACATGCAGTGTTAttaaaggcgaaaagcgcaaaaaagctctaacGTCTGTTAGGGCTTTAAGTGCAAAGCACAAATAAAGTGTGGGTTTTAATGAAAAAAGGTGCAAATGGAGAAAAATAACAAATATGTatgtgtagtccaagactaatatctataagcatgaatacaaaatatatggacaaagaaattgaagaaaatttatgaTAAAATGAAATATCAATTGCTTAGTGTCCCTCTTCAGCATTACGCTCATTGACAAGGAAAAGTATGtcttagagccttgatgacaaCACTTAAGCGTCTgctaagcgaggcgaagcgcttaacatgttttgagcctcgcttcagggtttaagcgcgcctttgataacactgcttACAGGAAAGGGGGAAAAAAGGATCCTTACCAGTTATTTTGTAAGCTTCATCTGCATATATCCTATTTTGAATATGAATAATCATAAAATTTCCTCTATATGTTCAGGTCCTCAATTTCCCTGGAGGCAAGGTCAAATTCACCTCACATTTGAACTTTATTCCTGAAACAAGGGAGGAGAGAGTATACTGCTACAGGGTCCTTGACGACGATGGTTATCCCATGACTAGCAATTTCGTACAGGTAATCTAAATATATATTTAAGCAAGCTTAAACTTTGCAATCAAGATTCAACAGAGGAATGTTTATATCTTATCGTTTGGCATTCATGTTGGTCAGATTGACAGGGAAGTTGCATTGAAAATGTATACTGATATGGTCACACTTCAAACAATGGATACAATCTTTTACGAAGCacaaagacaaggaagaatatCTTTCTATGTAACCACACTTGGAGAAGAAGCTATCAACATTGCATCAGCTGCAGCACTTAGGATGGATGATTTCATCTTTCCACAGGTTAGTTGTCGAGCAGACAAACTTACATATAGCATGCAAAAGTTACATTTCATTTAACTAAAGATGTAAAAATTCGGATAACAAATATATGAAGTGTTGATTATACATTTCGTGCACCATATCCAATTGAGTTTCTTTGAATGACTTGAATCTAGGTTGAATTTTCATTTATTAGTATTCTAGCTCTCTTTCTTTCTTCTGGtacaaatcctcaaatttctttTCTCCAACATTAGTAGAAGTTTGTGCAAAGCAATAGGGATTCTGCTTACCGTATTAGTCAAGATCTTTACTTTCAGCCTAAAGGTGGTTTGCAAAATTCTAAACAAATTGGATAGATGTAACTTTTTCCCTTTGGGTCACCTGTTGAGATAGGCGTCGTTGACCAATAAACTCGACTTACTTTTCATTCACCGGGCGCATTTTGGAAGACATCTTTATTTGGTGACTTTCATATGTTGAACTTCAAAtcttctcaaaagaatgccaaACTGATTTGAGATTGATTTTTATTGACTTTATGTGCTAAATAGCTTTTGTTACATCAATTTTGGATGATCATGAGATAAAATCACGTTTTAACTGATATCTTCAGATTTTCACATGTCCAATGATTTGACCAGTAATGTCAAGGATTTTCTTTTTTGTCATTGTAGTATAGGGAGCCTGGAGTTCTATTATGGAGAGGGTTTACTATTCAAGAATTTGCCAATCAGTTGTTTGGAAACAAAGGCGATTATGGAAAAGGAAGGCAGATGCCTATCCATTATGGATCTAATAAGCACAATTATATTACAGTTGCATCAACAGTAGCGTAAGATACTCATGCTTTGGTACTGATACTCTGAGATTTTCAAACATCTTTACTGTGATCCGTATGATGTAAATAATTGATGAAGAGTAGTGGTGATTTTGCTTCAGTACTCAGCTTCCACATGCTGTTGGTGCTGCCTACTCTCTGAAGATGGACGCGAAAGATGCATGTACAATTGTATATTTTGGAGATGGAGGCTCTAGTACGGTAAATGTTTCAAGTAACTTGTGGAAATCTGCACTACTGTCATAATGGTTGATTTTCAACAGTATATTCATCAACCTAGGATCCTCAGGGGCTAGGAATAACCTTAATAATCTAGCCAATATCATTTGCAGTACTATGCACATACTCAGATTTTGACAGATAGTGCTAAACTTTTGTTGCTGTTCATTCCCCCTAAATTCATTGGTGTCATTTCAGGGAGATTTCCATGCTGCTCTGAACTTTGCTGCGGTCTTAGACGCGCCTGTTATCTTTTTCTGTCGGAACAATGGTTTTGCAATAAGTACGCCTGTTTGTGACCAGTTTCGAAGTAGGTGCCTCCCTTGACTTCTCAGTTATGTCTTCAAAGGTTTTTGCAAAGCCATTAAAAAGCTTCACTAATTGTAAGGGTTATTTGAAGTTACCCTATCTGCTCAAATTTGGAGCAAGGGTAGATCTGGAATAAAATGATTAATGCATTCTTGATTTtttgaaacaacactattttGGACCAAATTTGAAAAGTTAAAAGGACATATAAAATGGATTGGGTAGTATCACTATTTTGTTATTGGCTACTGACAAGGGCATCTGTTTATGGTTACTTGTTAGGTGATGGTGTTGTTACCAGAGGAGAGGCCTATGGAATTCGTAGTATCCGTGTGGACGGTAACGATGCTCTTGCTGTTTTCACCGCTGTCCATGAGGCACGAAAGATGGCTGTTAATGAACATAAACCTGTTCTTATTGAGGTAACATTAATATTATTGCGAATATAACTAGTCTTTATATAGCTAAATCCAACTAATTTGGAATTGAGGCTTAGTTGATATCGAAAATCACCTATCTTATTTGCTACGCTAGTTTTGGAAGTGTTGTTAGGTGCTTCTATTTAGAGTTTTAACAGACATTTTGATGTTTCAACAGGCCCTTACCTATAGAGCAGGACATCATTCAACCTCAGATGACTCAACCAAATATCGTCCAGCTAACGAAATCGAATGGTGGAGAAGAGAAAGAGACCCTGTAACTAGATTCAGGAAATGGATTGAAAGACGAGGCTGGTGGAGTTCTGAGGCTGAGTCTGAACTTCGCAGTAATCTCAGGAAGCAGGTAATTTCTGCTCGAAGAGAAAAACTTGAAAGACTAATTTGTTGTTGCATGTATAGCTTTCTAAAGCAGAAAATTATCAAAGTATTCTAGACACGGATCATTGGTATATGCTAGTAGAAAATATGGATAACTTTTGGTGATAGGAAAACTAAGTTCTTGTAATATTAAACTGAGACGGGCTTAAATGGAGCGACATGGACAGTAAGGATTTCATGTAGCCGATCATGACTTTGTTGTTGTTGGGTTGCAGAAAAGAGATCAAacagtttttttttattttttaactcgCTTTCAAATGTTGTGCTACAGGTATTGGAAGCCATTCAAGTTGCAGAAAGAGCGGAGAAGCTTCCAATTAAGGATGTATTTACAGATGTATATGATGTTCCTCCAGCAAACCTCCAAGAACAGGAAACATTTATTCGTGAAACAATCAGAAGACATCCGCAGGATTATCCTACTGATGTTCCTATCTAGTTGAAACTGCTTGTCTATTTTCCCTTTTAAAAAGTTATTCATTTTTGGTGCTAAGTTATTATATGAAAATGTCATTGATTAGATTGATAGCTAATGTAACTAGCAAAGTTGTTTTTACTCAACTTTTTCATAATGAAAATGGTTGCTCTCAAGAGGGACCAATCTATGGAAGTAGCTGCCCACCCTACCGTTTTTAGCATGAAAAATACAACCGTTATTAGCCTCTTCACCTTTTTTTAGACCTATGAAAGTAGTAAAAACTTATGAATGATGAAACTGGGAAATTTGAAGAATAACATTAGATGAGTTCTTTACGAAAAACAACacagacaagagtgggttgctctagtagtgaacaccctccacttccaaccaagaggttataAGTTCgagagtcaccccaagagcaaggtggggagttcttggagggagggagccgagggtctatcggaaacagcctctctatcccagggtaggggtaaagtctgcgtacacactaccttccccagaccccactagtaggattatacCGGATTACATTaagaaaaaatggaaaatgaaattCATCAAGCTGAGTTGATATAACAATCAAAGGGCTTAAGTAATAtcagaatgaaagaaaacagttgAAAAATGAGCAGCTGCAGGTACCATTCTGTGCACAAAAGTTGTGTACATGTACACGAAGACAGCTGCAGTTTAAGCTTATTAGTTGAATCATTATTATAAGGACGAAGCTTTCTCGTTCAAAGACTCTTTAACAGCCTTTAGGAGAGCGGGCATCAGCTTCTGATTGGTAACGATAATGCCTTCGTGTAAATCAAGGTATCTTCCCCTGGAGAAGTCCAAAGGGTTTCCTGCAGCATCTGAGACTACACCTCCAGCTTCTGCAAATTAGATGACATATATCTTATGATTAGCAAAAAAAAGTGCTAGCTTAACCATTAAAAAAAGTGGCCTAAAAAGAATAAAGTACAATGTGTagcaataaaaataataaagaagaattaacctaaataccCGCCCACCCAACCAAATAACCGTGTATAATcatgtataatctatatatataccAGCTAGGAAAAGTATACAATGAATCCGGCCATCTATTTGTGTATAGATCCCGTAGATAAATATCCACCAATTTGGCCGATTCAAAGTAGCTATATTTGTCAGATCTTCCAATTTAGCCCATCCAAAGTAGCTCAATTTTATGAGATTTCGCATTCAAAAATTTCCTTTGTAATGTGACGAGTGTTGCCAAGTGAACCAGTGAGTGCAAATGTCCGTTTAAATGGAAAATCCGTGAGACCACATGTCTGTATCTGCCTCATCAACTTCAAATGAAAACATAGTGGTAGAGTAACATAAACTGGGCAAGAGAGAATTCAAGGTATACAATCAGATGATCTGCCAAAAAAGGGAGACTGGGCGACCTGATCTCTCATGTGAATAAGGAGTTGGAACCTTGACAGGGAGACTTATGAACCTGAGATGCTCTGACAGGAG
This sequence is a window from Nicotiana tomentosiformis chromosome 5, ASM39032v3, whole genome shotgun sequence. Protein-coding genes within it:
- the LOC104116455 gene encoding 2-oxoisovalerate dehydrogenase subunit alpha 2, mitochondrial-like, with translation MALFFSKSRKLICLKPKMGFLGSHSVHYHHTLTSPNLRNPLGILGYGSAHFASRRFESTKAETQLNHMQNIDNNSQVLNFPGGKVKFTSHLNFIPETREERVYCYRVLDDDGYPMTSNFVQIDREVALKMYTDMVTLQTMDTIFYEAQRQGRISFYVTTLGEEAINIASAAALRMDDFIFPQYREPGVLLWRGFTIQEFANQLFGNKGDYGKGRQMPIHYGSNKHNYITVASTVATQLPHAVGAAYSLKMDAKDACTIVYFGDGGSSTGDFHAALNFAAVLDAPVIFFCRNNGFAISTPVCDQFRSDGVVTRGEAYGIRSIRVDGNDALAVFTAVHEARKMAVNEHKPVLIEALTYRAGHHSTSDDSTKYRPANEIEWWRRERDPVTRFRKWIERRGWWSSEAESELRSNLRKQVLEAIQVAERAEKLPIKDVFTDVYDVPPANLQEQETFIRETIRRHPQDYPTDVPI